From a single Seriola aureovittata isolate HTS-2021-v1 ecotype China chromosome 18, ASM2101889v1, whole genome shotgun sequence genomic region:
- the sec31a gene encoding protein transport protein Sec31A isoform X6, with the protein MKLKEIKRTAIQSWSPAQHHPIYLATGTSAQQLDASFSTSASLEFFELDLAEPSLDMKSCGSFSSTHRYHKLVWAPYGMEDQGRPSGVLIAGGENGNVILYDPAKIMAGESDVIITESDRHTGPVRALDVNPFQTNLFASGGNESEIYIWDMNNFGAPMTPGPKTQPLEDISCVSWNRQVQHILASASPSGRASVWDLRKNDLIIKVSDHSNRMHCSGLAWNPEVATQLVLASEDDRMPVIQMWDLRFATSPLKILENHTRGVLSIAWSLADPELLLSCGKDSRILCWNPNTAEVLYELPTSSQWCFDIQWCPRNPVVLSAAGFDGHIDIYSIMGGSSQAQSQRHADQISTSFGNMDPFGTGQALPPLQLPQTTAPPATINPLKKPPKWIRRPVGASFAFGGKLVSLENEKPNPQQPQQPASHVVHISQVVTETAFLKRSDQLQATLSAGSFVDFCQEKIDAAENEFEKTVWSFLKANFESDIRSKYLELLGYNKEELALKISAALEEKPAEPPKVEAPAPANLQPLPDLSLVPPADTPEAAFDMIAAANLQPAATLELDSAPEPETETPAAASAADPEDDLLTSEPEENVEQGVPEGEAEEEEEEDKGEEKEEEEEKQEEEEIPLEEETTATVEDEPSPAEPTPAEPLAPVQEPTQVPAPAPAEGVSLRISQDVDGLITQALLTGDFEGAVELCLHDNRMADSIILAIAGGADLLEKTQRKYFTKTHSKITKLISAVVMKDWHDILKTCDLQNWKEALAAVMTYAQPEEFSSLCDLLGNRLEAAEVAHLRAQACLCYICAGNVEKLVSCWTKAQDGHCPLSLQDLVEKVVVLRRAVEQTQRSGPAAIGILLAEKMSQYANLLASQGSLSTAITYLPDNTNQVAVQQLRDRLGRALGQQPAAAAAPVQPQRARSQLPAARAQHGSALPRHPFTPVQPAMVPQPTPAAPVPMLTPASAPTPAQQQYYQPVRAASTVTSWSNQTPTALPNVPPPLQVGSASDQQVEASNSMYGMPACGTAAAPPASSTPAYMYSHQYQRPQNGWNDPPALSRAPKKKQTPQNYTPPAPITAPIMAPLGADPQAQPVSSGAPQAMIQGPHGAQVPYSGMQHQQQQQQQQQLSPPPMNPAMPRTSVEGAPGAPTGELIQPLQSIPAEKVMKKPIPEEHMVLKTTFEGLIQKCLAVATDPQTKRKLDDANKRLEALYDKLREQALSPAIVGGLHNIARTIESRSYMEGLNIHTHIVSSSNFSETSAFMPVLKVVLTQANKLGV; encoded by the exons atGAAACTCAAAGAGATCAAACGCACAGCCATCCAGAGCTGGAGTCCTGCTCAGCACCACCCCATCTACCTGGCTACAG GAACATCAGCCCAGCAGCTGGATGCCTCCTTCAGCACCAGTGCCTCCTTGGAGTTTTTCGAGCTGGACTTGGCTGAGCCATCTCTGGACATGAAGTCATGTGGCAGCTTCTCCTCCACTCACAG ATACCACAAACTGGTGTGGGCTCCCTACGGGATGGAAGACCAAGGTCGCCCGTCCGGCGTCCTTATCGCAGGAGGCGAGAACGGCAACGTCATCCTCTACGACCCTGCGAAGATCATGGCTGGAGAGAGCGACGTGATCATCACTGAGAGCGACAGGCACACGGGCCCAGTGAGAGCGCTCGACGTCAACCCCTTCCAA ACAAACCTGTTCGCGTCAGGTGGGAATGAGTCTGAGATCTACATCTGGGACATGAATAACTTCGGTGCTCCAATGACACCAGGACCTAAAACTCAG CCTCTGGAGGATATAAGCTGTGTGTCGTGGAACAGACAGGTCCAACACATCCTGGCCTCTGCCAGCCCGAGTGGCCGAGCCTCAGTGTGGGACCTCCGCAAGAATGACCTCATCATTAAAGTCAGCGACCACAGCAACAGA ATGCATTGCTCTGGACTGGCCTGGAACCCAGAGGTGGCCACTCAGCTGGTCTTGGCCTCGGAGGACGATCGGATGCCAGTCATCCAGATGTGGGACTTGCGTTTTGCTACCTCTCCTCTCAAGATTTTAGAGAATCACACACG GGGCGTCCTCTCCATCGCCTGGAGCTTGGCTGATCCcgagctgctgctgagctgtgGGAAGGACAGCAGGATCCTGTGCTGGAATCCAAACACAGCGGAG GTGTTGTACGAGTTGCCCACCAGCAGCCAGTGGTGCTTTGACATCCAGTGGTGCCCCAGGAACCCCGTGGTGCTGTCGGCGGCGGGCTTCGACGGACACATCGACATCTACTCCATCATGGGAGGCAGCAGCCAGGCGCAGAGCCAGAGACACGCCGACCAG ATTAGCACCTCCTTCGGGAACATGGATCCTTTTGGGACGGGACAAGCGTTGCCCCCGCTGCAGCTGCCCCAGACTACCGCCCCTCCAGCCACGATAAACCCCCTGAAGAAGCCACCCAAGTGGATCCGCAGACCCGTGGGAGCCTCATTTGCC TTCGGTGGGAAGCTGGTGTCTCTGGAGAACGAGAAGCCGAACCCTCAGCAGCCCCAGCAGCCCGCCTCGCACGTCGTACACATCAGTCAGGTTGTCACAGAAACGGCCTTCTTGAAGCGCTCCGATCAGCTGCAGGCCACTCTGAGCGCAGGCAGCTTCGTGGACTTCTGCCAGGAAAAGATCGACGCAGCTGAGAACGAGTTTGAGAAGACAGTTTGGTCTTTCCTCAAG gctaATTTTGAAAGCGACATCCGCAGCAAGTACCTGGAGCTTCTGGGGTACAACAAAGAGGAGTTAGCCTTAAAg ATTTCAGCAGCACTAGAGGAAAAACCTGCCGAGCCTCCGAAG GTGGAGGCGCCCGCTCCAGCCAACCTGCAGCCGCTACCAGACCTCAGCCTCGTGCCGCCTGCTGACACTCCAGAGGCAGCGTTCGACATGATCGCTGCAGCGAACCTCCAGCCGGCTGCCACGCTCGAACTTGACTCCGCTCCTGAACCGGAGACTGAAACTCCGGCGGCGGCATCAGCAGCAGATCCAGAGGACGATCTTCTCACCAGTGAACCAGAGGAAAATGTGGAGCAGGGTGTCCcagagggggaggcagaggaggaggaagaggaggacaagggggaagagaaggaggaagaagaagagaagcaggaggaggaggaaatccCCTTAGAGGAG GAGACGACGGCAACAGTGGAGGACGAGCCCAGTCCAGCTGAGCCCACTCCAGCTGAGCCCTTAGCTCCAGTTCAGGAGCCCACTCAGGTGCCAGCTCCAGCCCCTGCAGAAGGAGTCAGTCTCCGCATCAGTCAAG ATGTGGACGGGCTGATCACACAGGCTCTGCTGACAGGAGACTTCGAGGGAGCCGTGGAGctctgtctccatgacaaccggATGGCGGACAGCATCATCCTGGCCATCGCCGGAGGGGCTGATCTCTTAGAGAAAACCCAGAGGaagtattttacaaaaacacacagcaagaTAACCAAG CTGATCAGCGCTGTGGTGATGAAGGACTGGCACGATATCCTGAAGACGTGCGACCTGCAGAACTGGAAGGAGGCTCTGGCCGCCGTCATGACCTACGCTCAGCCCGAGGAGTTCTCTTCTCTCTGCG ACCTTCTCGGGAACAGACTGGAAGCAGCTGAGGTCGCTCACCTGCGAGCTCAGGCCTGCCTCTGTTACATCTGTGCTGGCAACGTGGAGAAACTCGTGTCTTGTTGGACCAAAGCGCAGGACGGacactgtcctctctctctgcag GACCTGGTGGAGAAGGTGGTGGTGCTGCGGCGTGCAGTCGAGCAGACCCAGCGCTCCGGTCCCGCTGCTATCGGTATCTTACTGGCCGAGAAGATGAGCCAGTACGCCAACCTGCTGGCCTCGCAGGGCAGTCTGTCTACCGCCATCACCTACCTGCCTGACAACACCAACCAG GTTGCCGTACAGCAGCTCCGTGACCGTCTCGGTCGGGCTCTTGGGCAGCAGCCGGCGGCTGCCGCAGCTCCGGTGCAACCCCAGAGAGCTCGGTCTCAGCTGCCCGCCGCTCGGGCTCAGCACGGCTCCGCCCTGCCCCGGCATCCCTTCACCCCGGTCCAGCCCGCCATGGTGCCTCAGCCcactccagcagctcctgtaCCCATGCTTACACCTGCCTCTGCCCCCACCCCTGCACAGCAGCAGTATTACCAGCCA GTGAGGGCTGCCTCCACTGTCACCTCCTGGAGTAACCAAACTCCCACAGCCCTCCCCAATGTCCCACCTCCTCTTCAAGTAGGCAGCGCCTCAGACCAGCAG gtGGAGGCTTCAAACTCCATGTACGGGATGCCGGCCTGCGGCACAGCCGCCGCGCCTCCAGCCTCCTCCACTCCCGCGTACATGTACTCCCATCAGTACCAGC ggCCTCAGAATGGCTGGAACGACCCCCCAGCTCTGAGCAGAGCACCAAAGAAGAAG CAGACCCCACAGAACTACACTCCTCCTGCCCCCATCACGGCTCCCATCATGGCTCCGCTGGGCGCCGACCCTCAGGCCCAGCCGGTGTCCTCTGGGGCCCCTCAGGCCATGATCCAGGGCCCACACGGTGCCCAGGTCCCATACTCAGGcatgcagcatcagcagcagcagcagcagcagcagcagctctccccTCCACCTATGAACCCTGCAATGCCCAGGACCAGTGTGGAGGGTGCACCTGGAGCACCCACTGGAGAGCTCATACAG CCTCTTCAGTCCATCCCTGCTGAGAAGGTCATGAAGAAGCCGATCCCCGAGGAGCACATGGTCCTGAAGACCACGTTCGAGGGCCTGATCCAGAAGTGCTTGGCTGTAGCGACCGACCCC CAAACGAAGAGGAAGCTCGACGACGCCAACAAACGGTTGGAAGCACTTTATGACAAACTCAGAGAGCAGGCG ctctctcccgCCATCGTGGGAGGACTACACAACATCGCCAGGACCATCGAGTCCCGATCGTACATGGAGGGCCTGAACATCCACACCCACAtagtcagcagcagcaacttcaGCGAGACGTCTGCGTTTATGCCCGTGCTGAAGGTGGTGCTGACGCAGGCCAACAAACTCGGGGTCTGA
- the sec31a gene encoding protein transport protein Sec31A isoform X5, with protein MKLKEIKRTAIQSWSPAQHHPIYLATGTSAQQLDASFSTSASLEFFELDLAEPSLDMKSCGSFSSTHRYHKLVWAPYGMEDQGRPSGVLIAGGENGNVILYDPAKIMAGESDVIITESDRHTGPVRALDVNPFQTNLFASGGNESEIYIWDMNNFGAPMTPGPKTQPLEDISCVSWNRQVQHILASASPSGRASVWDLRKNDLIIKVSDHSNRMHCSGLAWNPEVATQLVLASEDDRMPVIQMWDLRFATSPLKILENHTRGVLSIAWSLADPELLLSCGKDSRILCWNPNTAEVLYELPTSSQWCFDIQWCPRNPVVLSAAGFDGHIDIYSIMGGSSQAQSQRHADQISTSFGNMDPFGTGQALPPLQLPQTTAPPATINPLKKPPKWIRRPVGASFAFGGKLVSLENEKPNPQQPQQPASHVVHISQVVTETAFLKRSDQLQATLSAGSFVDFCQEKIDAAENEFEKTVWSFLKANFESDIRSKYLELLGYNKEELALKISAALEEKPAEPPKVEAPAPANLQPLPDLSLVPPADTPEAAFDMIAAANLQPAATLELDSAPEPETETPAAASAADPEDDLLTSEPEENVEQGVPEGEAEEEEEEDKGEEKEEEEEKQEEEEIPLEEETTATVEDEPSPAEPTPAEPLAPVQEPTQVPAPAPAEGVSLRISQDVDGLITQALLTGDFEGAVELCLHDNRMADSIILAIAGGADLLEKTQRKYFTKTHSKITKLISAVVMKDWHDILKTCDLQNWKEALAAVMTYAQPEEFSSLCDLLGNRLEAAEVAHLRAQACLCYICAGNVEKLVSCWTKAQDGHCPLSLQDLVEKVVVLRRAVEQTQRSGPAAIGILLAEKMSQYANLLASQGSLSTAITYLPDNTNQVAVQQLRDRLGRALGQQPAAAAAPVQPQRARSQLPAARAQHGSALPRHPFTPVQPAMVPQPTPAAPVPMLTPASAPTPAQQQYYQPVEASNSMYGMPACGTAAAPPASSTPAYMYSHQYQPYPQVNQYPPGAGGVPLYQPLQYSSSAAAPPPPAEPSSLPHPPGFLSQYTQPIPSQPAPPVYPGQPPISHCLSSSPPSHPPFYPTPAAASSSSSFSAPLSSGASFQHGGPGSPVSYMPLPPPSGFSGTQLGADPELIPASQRTGPQNGWNDPPALSRAPKKKQTPQNYTPPAPITAPIMAPLGADPQAQPVSSGAPQAMIQGPHGAQVPYSGMQHQQQQQQQQQLSPPPMNPAMPRTSVEGAPGAPTGELIQPLQSIPAEKVMKKPIPEEHMVLKTTFEGLIQKCLAVATDPQTKRKLDDANKRLEALYDKLREQALSPAIVGGLHNIARTIESRSYMEGLNIHTHIVSSSNFSETSAFMPVLKVVLTQANKLGV; from the exons atGAAACTCAAAGAGATCAAACGCACAGCCATCCAGAGCTGGAGTCCTGCTCAGCACCACCCCATCTACCTGGCTACAG GAACATCAGCCCAGCAGCTGGATGCCTCCTTCAGCACCAGTGCCTCCTTGGAGTTTTTCGAGCTGGACTTGGCTGAGCCATCTCTGGACATGAAGTCATGTGGCAGCTTCTCCTCCACTCACAG ATACCACAAACTGGTGTGGGCTCCCTACGGGATGGAAGACCAAGGTCGCCCGTCCGGCGTCCTTATCGCAGGAGGCGAGAACGGCAACGTCATCCTCTACGACCCTGCGAAGATCATGGCTGGAGAGAGCGACGTGATCATCACTGAGAGCGACAGGCACACGGGCCCAGTGAGAGCGCTCGACGTCAACCCCTTCCAA ACAAACCTGTTCGCGTCAGGTGGGAATGAGTCTGAGATCTACATCTGGGACATGAATAACTTCGGTGCTCCAATGACACCAGGACCTAAAACTCAG CCTCTGGAGGATATAAGCTGTGTGTCGTGGAACAGACAGGTCCAACACATCCTGGCCTCTGCCAGCCCGAGTGGCCGAGCCTCAGTGTGGGACCTCCGCAAGAATGACCTCATCATTAAAGTCAGCGACCACAGCAACAGA ATGCATTGCTCTGGACTGGCCTGGAACCCAGAGGTGGCCACTCAGCTGGTCTTGGCCTCGGAGGACGATCGGATGCCAGTCATCCAGATGTGGGACTTGCGTTTTGCTACCTCTCCTCTCAAGATTTTAGAGAATCACACACG GGGCGTCCTCTCCATCGCCTGGAGCTTGGCTGATCCcgagctgctgctgagctgtgGGAAGGACAGCAGGATCCTGTGCTGGAATCCAAACACAGCGGAG GTGTTGTACGAGTTGCCCACCAGCAGCCAGTGGTGCTTTGACATCCAGTGGTGCCCCAGGAACCCCGTGGTGCTGTCGGCGGCGGGCTTCGACGGACACATCGACATCTACTCCATCATGGGAGGCAGCAGCCAGGCGCAGAGCCAGAGACACGCCGACCAG ATTAGCACCTCCTTCGGGAACATGGATCCTTTTGGGACGGGACAAGCGTTGCCCCCGCTGCAGCTGCCCCAGACTACCGCCCCTCCAGCCACGATAAACCCCCTGAAGAAGCCACCCAAGTGGATCCGCAGACCCGTGGGAGCCTCATTTGCC TTCGGTGGGAAGCTGGTGTCTCTGGAGAACGAGAAGCCGAACCCTCAGCAGCCCCAGCAGCCCGCCTCGCACGTCGTACACATCAGTCAGGTTGTCACAGAAACGGCCTTCTTGAAGCGCTCCGATCAGCTGCAGGCCACTCTGAGCGCAGGCAGCTTCGTGGACTTCTGCCAGGAAAAGATCGACGCAGCTGAGAACGAGTTTGAGAAGACAGTTTGGTCTTTCCTCAAG gctaATTTTGAAAGCGACATCCGCAGCAAGTACCTGGAGCTTCTGGGGTACAACAAAGAGGAGTTAGCCTTAAAg ATTTCAGCAGCACTAGAGGAAAAACCTGCCGAGCCTCCGAAG GTGGAGGCGCCCGCTCCAGCCAACCTGCAGCCGCTACCAGACCTCAGCCTCGTGCCGCCTGCTGACACTCCAGAGGCAGCGTTCGACATGATCGCTGCAGCGAACCTCCAGCCGGCTGCCACGCTCGAACTTGACTCCGCTCCTGAACCGGAGACTGAAACTCCGGCGGCGGCATCAGCAGCAGATCCAGAGGACGATCTTCTCACCAGTGAACCAGAGGAAAATGTGGAGCAGGGTGTCCcagagggggaggcagaggaggaggaagaggaggacaagggggaagagaaggaggaagaagaagagaagcaggaggaggaggaaatccCCTTAGAGGAG GAGACGACGGCAACAGTGGAGGACGAGCCCAGTCCAGCTGAGCCCACTCCAGCTGAGCCCTTAGCTCCAGTTCAGGAGCCCACTCAGGTGCCAGCTCCAGCCCCTGCAGAAGGAGTCAGTCTCCGCATCAGTCAAG ATGTGGACGGGCTGATCACACAGGCTCTGCTGACAGGAGACTTCGAGGGAGCCGTGGAGctctgtctccatgacaaccggATGGCGGACAGCATCATCCTGGCCATCGCCGGAGGGGCTGATCTCTTAGAGAAAACCCAGAGGaagtattttacaaaaacacacagcaagaTAACCAAG CTGATCAGCGCTGTGGTGATGAAGGACTGGCACGATATCCTGAAGACGTGCGACCTGCAGAACTGGAAGGAGGCTCTGGCCGCCGTCATGACCTACGCTCAGCCCGAGGAGTTCTCTTCTCTCTGCG ACCTTCTCGGGAACAGACTGGAAGCAGCTGAGGTCGCTCACCTGCGAGCTCAGGCCTGCCTCTGTTACATCTGTGCTGGCAACGTGGAGAAACTCGTGTCTTGTTGGACCAAAGCGCAGGACGGacactgtcctctctctctgcag GACCTGGTGGAGAAGGTGGTGGTGCTGCGGCGTGCAGTCGAGCAGACCCAGCGCTCCGGTCCCGCTGCTATCGGTATCTTACTGGCCGAGAAGATGAGCCAGTACGCCAACCTGCTGGCCTCGCAGGGCAGTCTGTCTACCGCCATCACCTACCTGCCTGACAACACCAACCAG GTTGCCGTACAGCAGCTCCGTGACCGTCTCGGTCGGGCTCTTGGGCAGCAGCCGGCGGCTGCCGCAGCTCCGGTGCAACCCCAGAGAGCTCGGTCTCAGCTGCCCGCCGCTCGGGCTCAGCACGGCTCCGCCCTGCCCCGGCATCCCTTCACCCCGGTCCAGCCCGCCATGGTGCCTCAGCCcactccagcagctcctgtaCCCATGCTTACACCTGCCTCTGCCCCCACCCCTGCACAGCAGCAGTATTACCAGCCA gtGGAGGCTTCAAACTCCATGTACGGGATGCCGGCCTGCGGCACAGCCGCCGCGCCTCCAGCCTCCTCCACTCCCGCGTACATGTACTCCCATCAGTACCAGC CTTACCCCCAGGTCAACCAGTACCCACCTGGAGCTGGGGGGGTGCCTCTCTATCAGCCTCTTCAGtactcctcctctgctgctgctcctcctcctcctgcagagccctcctcccttcctcaccCCCCCGGCTTTCTCTCGCAGTACACCCAGCCCATCCCCTCTCAGCCAGCACCTCCGGTCTATCCCGGACAACCTCCCATCAGCCACTGcctgtcctcctctcccccctctcatCCTCCTTTCTATCCCACTCCtgccgccgcctcctcctcctcctccttttccgCTCCTCTTTCCTCCGGAGCGTCTTTCCAGCATGGCGGTCCAGGATCTCCTGTGTCGTACATGCCCCTTCCTCCACCGAGCGGATTCTCAGGTACACAGCTTGGCGCTGACCCAGAGCTGATCCCCGCCTCTCAGAGAACAG ggCCTCAGAATGGCTGGAACGACCCCCCAGCTCTGAGCAGAGCACCAAAGAAGAAG CAGACCCCACAGAACTACACTCCTCCTGCCCCCATCACGGCTCCCATCATGGCTCCGCTGGGCGCCGACCCTCAGGCCCAGCCGGTGTCCTCTGGGGCCCCTCAGGCCATGATCCAGGGCCCACACGGTGCCCAGGTCCCATACTCAGGcatgcagcatcagcagcagcagcagcagcagcagcagctctccccTCCACCTATGAACCCTGCAATGCCCAGGACCAGTGTGGAGGGTGCACCTGGAGCACCCACTGGAGAGCTCATACAG CCTCTTCAGTCCATCCCTGCTGAGAAGGTCATGAAGAAGCCGATCCCCGAGGAGCACATGGTCCTGAAGACCACGTTCGAGGGCCTGATCCAGAAGTGCTTGGCTGTAGCGACCGACCCC CAAACGAAGAGGAAGCTCGACGACGCCAACAAACGGTTGGAAGCACTTTATGACAAACTCAGAGAGCAGGCG ctctctcccgCCATCGTGGGAGGACTACACAACATCGCCAGGACCATCGAGTCCCGATCGTACATGGAGGGCCTGAACATCCACACCCACAtagtcagcagcagcaacttcaGCGAGACGTCTGCGTTTATGCCCGTGCTGAAGGTGGTGCTGACGCAGGCCAACAAACTCGGGGTCTGA